From one Trifolium pratense cultivar HEN17-A07 linkage group LG1, ARS_RC_1.1, whole genome shotgun sequence genomic stretch:
- the LOC123883451 gene encoding pentatricopeptide repeat-containing protein At2g35030, mitochondrial-like: MKKLYHHLSFILMHIPKLNKYSNYIIHGYPFQNNLRIRFKSTVPVSFEMKQCNYFISKLCKEGKIDQARKVFDEMSERDTCLWTTMISGYVKCGMIKEARKLFDRMDAEKNVIVWTAMVGGYIKLNQIEEAERLFYEMPVRNVVSWNTMIDGYARNGRTEQALDLFRRMPERNVVSWNTIMTALAHSGRIEDALRLFNKMGERDVVSWTTMVAGLSKNGRIDDAREVFDRMPIRNVVSWNAMIAGYAQNKRLDEALKLFERMPERDMPSWNTMVSGFIQNGDLNRAEKLFNAMPQKNVITWTAMMTGYIQHGLSEEALKIFNKMQANDGLKPATGTFVTVLGACSDLAGLVEGQQIHQIISKTVFQECTHVVSALINMYSKCGELHVARKMFDDGLSGHMDLISWNGMIAAYAHHGYGNEAISLFNKMQELGFQANDVTFVGLLTACSHAGLVDEGLKYFDELLKNRYIQVREDHYTCLIDLFGRAGRLKEAFNIIEGLGKEASLSVWGALLAGCREHGNTDIGKVVADKILETEPENAGIYSLLSNMYSSVGKPKEAASIRIKMKDKGLKKQPGCSWIEVGNTVQVFVVGDQSHSQYEMLGYLLLDLHTKMKKAGNMPDDDLLIDLEI; this comes from the coding sequence atgaaGAAGCTATATCAtcatttatctttcattttgaTGCATATTCCCAAGCTCAACAAATACTCAAACTATATCATACATGGCTACCCATTTCAAAACAATCTCAGAATCAGGTTCAAATCCACAGTCCCTGTTAGTTTTGAAATGAAACAATGCAATTACTTCATCTCGAAGTTATGTAAAGAAGGCAAAATTGACCAAGCACGTaaggtgtttgatgaaatgtctGAACGGGATACTTGTTTATGGACTACAATGATAAGTGGGTATGTCAAGTGTGGTATGATTAAGGAAGCTAGGAAGCTGTTTGATAGAATGGATGCGGAGAAAAATGTGATTGTTTGGACTGCTATGGTTGGTGGGTACATTAAGCTTAATCAAATTGAAGAAGCTGAGAGGTTGTTTTATGAGATGCCGGTTAGGAATGTTGTGTCTTGGAATACAATGATTGATGGGTATGCGCGAAACGGCCGAACGGAGCAGGCTTTGGATTTGTTTAGGAGAATGCCGGAGAGGAATGTGGTTTCTTGGAATACGATTATGACGGCCTTGGCGCATTCTGGGAGAATTGAGGATGCACTGAGGCTTTTTAATAAGATGGGGGAGAGGGATGTGGTTTCGTGGACTACCATGGTTGCTGGTTTGTCGAAGAATGGGAGAATTGATGATGCTCGTGAGGTTTTTGATAGGATGCCGATTCGCAATGTGGTTTCTTGGAATGCAATGATTGCGGGTTATGCGCAGAATAAAAGGCTGGACGAGGCTTTAAAGTTGTTTGAGAGAATGCCTGAGAGGGATATGCCTTCGTGGAATACAATGGTCTCGGGTTTCATTCAGAATGGGGACTTGAATAGGGCAGAGAAGTTATTTAATGCAATGCCACAAAAGAATGTCATTACTTGGACTGCTATGATGACAGGATACATACAACATGGTCTAAGTGAAGAAGCATTGAAAATATTTAACAAAATGCAAGCTAATGATGGATTAAAACCAGCCACCGGAACTTTTGTGACCGTTTTAGGTGCTTGTAGTGACTTGGCAGGTCTCGTCGAAGGACAACAAATCCATCAAATTATTAGTAAAACAGTTTTTCAGGAGTGCACACATGTGGTATCAGCACTGATAAATATGTACTCAAAATGTGGCGAGTTGCATGTAGCTAGGAAGATGTTTGACGATGGGTTATCCGGGCACATGGATTTGATATCTTGGAATGGTATGATTGCTGCCTATGCACACCATGGATATGGCAATGAAGCAATAAGCCTATTTAATAAAATGCAAGAATTAGGTTTCCAAGCCAATGATGTCACCTTTGTTGGACTTCTCACAGCTTGTAGTCATGCTGGTTTAGTTGACGAGGGACTTAAATACTTTGATGAGCTTTTGAAAAACCGATATATACAAGTAAGAGAGGATCACTACACTTGTCTGATTGATCTTTTTGGTCGTGCGGGAAGGCTGAAAGAAGCTTTCAATATCATCGAGGGACTTGGAAAAGAGGCATCATTATCTGTTTGGGGTGCACTACTAGCTGGATGTCGTGAGCATGGGAACACTGATATTGGGAAGGTCGTAGCTGATAAAATTTTGGAAACTGAACCAGAAAATGCAGGAATCTATTCATTACTCTCAAATATGTACTCTTCTGTAGGGAAGCCGAAAGAAGCTGCCAGTATTAGAATAAAAATGAAAGACAAAGGGTTAAAGAAGCAGCCCGGTTGTAGTTGGATTGAAGTTGGAAATACAGTGCAAGTATTTGTAGTTGGTGATCAATCACATTCTCAATATGAGATGCTAGGGTATTTACTTCTTGATCTGCACACAAAAATGAAGAAGGCTGGGAACATGCCAGATGATGATTTATTGATTGATCTGGAAATTTAG
- the LOC123883433 gene encoding nicotinamidase 2, whose protein sequence is MSSSNKKSSASSYSKYEVRQRNPNPKSCVLLVIDMQNYFSSMSAPILDNINTTITLCRRASIPVIFTRHSHNSSSSDHGMLQEWWFGDLIIDGTVEAELMTALDRKGEDMVVEKSTYSAFRNTGLEEKLVEMGVEEVIVTGVMTNLCCETTAREAFIRGFRVFFSTDATATSDIDLHEATLKNMAYGFAYFVDCHKLKQALTPKSNEN, encoded by the exons ATGTCTAGTTCTAATAAAAAATCGAGTGCATCATCGTATTCGAAGTACGAGGTAAGGCAAAGAAACCCAAATCCTAAATCATGTGTACTGTTGGTCATCGATATGCAGAATTACTTCTCTTCCATGTCTGCCCCTATTCTTGACAACATCAACACCACTATCACTCTCTGTAGACGCGCTTCTATCCCCGTCATATTCACGCGTCACTCTCATAACTCATCTTCTTCTGATCACGGTATGCTTCAGGAGTGGTGGTTTGGGGATCTCATCATTGACGGTACGGTAGAGGCGGAGCTTATGACGGCGTTGGACCGTAAAG GTGAGGATATGGTGGTGGAGAAGAGTACATACAGCGCATTTAGGAACACAGGTTTGGAAGAGAAGCTGGTAGAGATGGGTGTGGAAGAGGTTATAGTGACTGGTGTAATGACTAACTTGTGCTGCGAGACGACAGCGCGGGAGGCCTTTATTAGAGGATTCAGGGTGTTCTTCTCCACTGATGCCACTGCTACATCTGATATAGATCTTCATGAGGCTACTTTGAAAAACATGGCTTATGGTTTTGCTTACTTTGTTGATTGTCACAAGCTCAAACAAGCCCTTACCCCTAAATCAAATGAAAATTAA
- the LOC123883441 gene encoding uncharacterized protein LOC123883441, with the protein MGPLDFDALKNMQNSANDLLHSPIVQQALVNEREEKWVNDVSESSLRILDVCGMSKDVLLFVKEHLQELQFTLRRASIGEPGIEEKITSHNCYRKKLKKETLKCLKWLRGVKSKTLTLHTPMKEQKLKLVVDVLKEVRMTSISIVESLLSLISTPWLDSKHGGKRSFASKLVGVSLQNCDDDVFDAMMLQSAKKRLMGVRIAIEDLEVELECMFRRLIHTRVLLLNILTNCEV; encoded by the coding sequence ATGGGTCCACTTGATTTTGATGCACTTAAAAACATGCAAAATTCAGCAAATGATCTTCTTCATTCACCAATTGTACAACAAGCACTCGTCaatgaaagagaagaaaaatggGTTAACGATGTATCTGAGTCGTCATTAAGAATATTGGACGTGTGTGGTATGTCGAAAGATGTTCTTTTGTTTGTGAAAGAACATCTTCAAGAACTTCAATTTACATTGCGTAGGGCGAGTATTGGTGAGCCGGGAATTGAGGAGAAAATCACTTCTCACAATTGTTATAGAAAAAAGTTAAAGAAAGAGACTTTAAAATGTTTGAAGTGGTTGAGGGGTGTGAAAAGTAAAACACTGACTTTGCACACCCCAATgaaagaacaaaaactaaaattggttGTTGATGTTTTAAAAGAAGTAAGGATGACAAGTATTTCAATTGTGGAATCATTGTTGTCTTTAATTTCAACACCATGGTTGGATTCAAAACATGGTGGCAAAAGGTCTTTTGCATCAAAGCTTGTGGGGGTGAGTTTGCAAAATTGTGATGATGATGTCTTTGATGCTATGATGCTTCAAAGTGCAAAGAAAAGGTTAATGGGGGTGCGGATAGCAATTGAAGATCTTGAGGTTGAGTTGGAGTGCATGTTTAGACGTTTGATCCATACAAGGGTTTTGCTTCTTAACATACTTACCAATTGCGAGGTTTAG
- the LOC123883429 gene encoding chaperone protein dnaJ C76, chloroplastic, giving the protein MMSYPFVASPCSQTQLINMASVTSTCLSFFTPKTSILHNNNKFCFSKSNFSTLTCKASSSSSSFSSSILDFDLYDLLGIDSSCDQSQIKTAYRSLQKRCHPDIAGPSGHDMAIILNDAYAILSDPFARLAYDKEHAKITEFKGFTGRPIYSVWRGSESEQRAIFVDEVKCVGCLKCALLAEKTFAIESVYGRARVVSQWADSEPKIDEAIQACPVNCISVVERSNLAALEFLMSKQPRGNVRIGASNTAGARVSNIFVDVEKFQTRFQETMEKASKYSKETDLQRESRMSAIQTIRSISNWLYWQPHNPSGNKSMTRVEPKLLPEPNLHKLRDAAAKRKLKDNSKTNNQTSLNSNNPDEYWTPSTTVLPSSTTFTTPTQVKNPSLGKKQRKKNDVERYENENSPIKWGLPIVTSLFGMAAVRLHEVSSTTVELKEHWGGPLALEIVNSSWLQYGLVAATWYVIGRIVIEFVANIGNRR; this is encoded by the exons ATGATGTCTTATCCTTTTGTTGCTTCACCTTGTTCACAAACTCAACTCATAAACATGGCTAGTGTTACATCTACATGTCTATCTTTCTTCACTCCTAAAACTTCAATTCTTCACAACAATaataagttttgtttttctaaatCCAATTTCTCCACTCTCACATGTAaggcatcatcatcatcatcaagttTTTCATCATCCATATTGGATTTTGACTTGTATGATCTTCTAGGAATTGATAGTTCTTGTGATCAGTCACAGATCAAGACGGCATATCGATCTCTTCAGAAACGATGCCACCCTGATATCGCCGGCCCTTCTGGTCATGACATGGCCATCATTCTTAATGATGCTTATGCTATTCTTTCAGACCCGTTTGCACGCCTCGCCTATGATAAG GAGCATGCAAAGATCACAGAATTCAAAGGCTTCACCGGAAGACCGATATATTCAGTATGGCGTGGTTCTGAAAGCGAGCAGCGTGCTATATTTGTTGATGAAGTCAAATGTGTCGGATGCTTAAAATGTGCTTTGTTAGCTGAAAAGACTTTTGCTATAGAATCAGTTTATGGAAGAGCTAGAGTTGTTTCTCAATGGGCTGATTCTGAACCCAAAATTGATGAGGCAATACAAGCTTGTCCTGTCAACTGCATTTC AGTTGTTGAGAGATCCAACCTTGCTGCTTTAGAGTTCTTAATGTCGAAGCAGCCACGTGGCAATGTAAGAATAGGTGCAAGTAACACCGCAGGAGCTCGTGTTTCTAACATATTTGTAGATGTGGAGAAGTTTCAAACCAGATTCCAAGAGACAATGGAAAAAGCTTCCAAATATTCTAAG gAAACAGATCTGCAAAGAGAATCAAGAATGTCAGCAATTCAAACAATAAGATCAATTTCCAATTGGTTATATTGGCAACCACATAATCCAAGTGGTAACAAAAGCATGACAAGAGTTGAGCCTAAATTATTACCAGAACCAAATCTTCACAAACTAAGAGATGCAGCTGCAAAGAGAAAACTAAAAGATAATTCAAAAACCAACAATCAAACATCTCTAAATTCCAATAATCCCGACGAATATTGGACTCCATCGACTACCGTTCTTCCTTCTTCAACTACTTTTACTACTCCAACACAAGTTAAGAATCCTTCATTaggaaagaaacaaagaaagaaaaatgatgttgaaagaTATGAGAATGAAAATAGTCCAATTAAATGGGGATTACCAATTGTTACTTCATTGTTTGGTATGGCTGCAGTTAGATTACATGAAGTATCATCAACTACAGTTGAGTTGAAAGAGCATTGGGGTGGTCCTTTAGCTTTGGAAATTGTTAATAGTTCTTGGTTGCAATATGGATTGGTTGCAGCTACTTGGTATGTGATTGGAAGGATTGTTATAGAATTTGTGGCCAACATTGGAAATAGAAGATAG
- the LOC123892513 gene encoding lysine-specific demethylase JMJ706-like, which translates to MVDKSSITRESSKLDSPDLNWTNMIPECPIYHPSEQEFEHPLVYLQKIAPEASKYGICKIVSPITATNHADYVLMKEKKDFKFETIVQPLRLSKGNEKDLITFSKRGRKYTYHEFKAMANKAFSNKFCSSEGLSSSDIEKAFWHEMIHGEKGAVEYGVNIEGSVFSCDPDDKLGTSKFNLKNLARLPQSTLRLVDRGIPGITDPMLYIGMLFSMFAWHVEDHYLYSINYHHSGANKTWYGVPSYAASQFEKTVLNHVYCNKALKEHGENGAFQFLAQKTSMFPPNVLLQQDVPVYKAVQKPGEFVITFPRSYHAGFSHGFNCGEAVNFAIGDWFPLGAAASKRYAYLRMLPIIPYEELLCKEAMLIYKSSKVISFKNKPEDKASYHAIVQSFLQLMQFYKTLLSRLNSSRNLTTSSNTLGSVTCSICYRDCYVAYLLCKQCYSNPICLFHDIVPQTCLCGRKYTVFKRNDLLELEHAAKSFQQNDNWHEGKSAGTFISIGAASKLQRRVADNIKHNVEKKTKNYRRNNPPPSGMSNKRPRILYNSRKHDSKLIIKVPAISSLSATSEKSK; encoded by the exons atggtTGATAAAAGTTCAATTACTCGCGAATCGAGTAAACTCGATTCGCCTGATTTAAATTGGACTAACATGATTCCAGAATGTCCAATATATCATCCATCAGAACAAGAATTTGAGCATCCTTTGGTTTATTTACAGAAAATTGCTCCTGAGGCTTCTAAATATG GTATATGTAAAATTGTTTCTCCAATTACTGCTACTAATCATGCTGATTATGTCTTAATGAAAGAGAAAAAGGATTTTAAGTTTGAAACAATTGTACAGCCTCTTCGCCTTTCGAAAGGGAATGAGAAGGATTTGATAACTTTTTCTAAGAGAGGAAG AAAATATACATATCATGAATTTAAAGCTATGGCAAACAAGGCGTTTTCGAATAAATTTTGCAGTTCAGAAGGTCTTTCTTCTTCGGATATCGAAAAAGCGTTCTGGCACGAAATGATACATGGAGAGAAAGGTGCAGTAGAATATGGAGTCAACATTGAGGGAAGTGTATTTTCATGTGATCCTGATGATAAACTTGGAACAAGCAAATTCAATTTGAAG AATTTAGCGCGACTGCCGCAGTCTACGTTGCGTTTAGTTGACAGGGGAATTCCA ggAATAACTGATCCTATGCTTTACATTGGAATGCTGTTTAGTATGTTTGCATGGCATGTAGAAGATCACTATTTGTACAG CATAAATTATCATCATTCTGGTGCAAATAAAACTTGGTACGGTGTGCCTAGCTATGCAGCCTCTCAATTTGAAAAGACTGTGTTGAATCATGTGTATTGCAACAAAGCCTTGAAAGAACATGGAGAGAATGGTGCATTTCAATTTCTTGCACAAAAAACAAGCATGTTCCCTCCTAATGTCTTGTTACAACAAGATGTGCCGGTTTACAAGGCTGTGCAGAAGCCGGGAGAGTTTGTCATCACCTTTCCTAGATCATATCATGCCGGATTTAGTCATg gttttaattgtGGAGAAGCAGTAAACTTTGCTATTGGTGATTGGTTTCCGCTCGGGGCTGCAGCTAGCAAACGTTATGCATATCTCAGAATGCTACCTATAATTCCATATGAGGAACTTCTTTGTAAAGAGGCAATGCTGATATATAAGTCTTCAAAAGTCATAAGTTTCAAGAACAAACCTGAAGACAAAGCATCTTATCATGCAATCGTACAATCTTTCTtgcagcttatgcaattttataAGACATTGCTATCGCGGTTGAACAGTTCAAGAAATTTAACAACCTCTTCAAATACATTAGGTTCTGTAACATGCAGCATCTGCTATAGGGATTGCTATGTAGCTTACTTGTTGTGCAAGCAATGTTATTCCAATCCAATTTGCCTTTTCCATG ACATTGTGCCGCAAACTTGCTTATGTGGGAGAAAATACACCGTTTTTAAGAGGAATGACTTGTTGGAACTCGAACATGCTGCCAAAAGTTTTC AGCAGAACGATAATTGGCATGAAGGAAAAAGTGCTGGAACTTTTATCTCTATAGGGGCAGCGTCTAAACTGCAAAGAAGAGTTGCGGACAACATCAAGCACAATGTTGAAAAGAAGACAAAGAATTATCGTAGAAACAATCCGCCTCCTTCTGGGATGAGTAACAAAAGACCACGAATCCTTTATAACTCGAGAAAACATGACTCAAAATTGATCATAAAAGTTCCTGCAATATCTTCTCTTTCGGCGACATCTGAAAAATCAAAGTAA